A genome region from Euphorbia lathyris chromosome 4, ddEupLath1.1, whole genome shotgun sequence includes the following:
- the LOC136227450 gene encoding THO complex subunit 4A-like: MVNLLDMSLDDIISHNRSTDARRTNNFRGRPKPRHLASSSSHGPHRRSFWRDRLRPNPYPMREPMIPPEPVMLPSGWHHRESGSGTKLYVSNLHYGVTNSDIELLFSEVGELKRHSIHYDRSGRSKRTAEVVFARREDALASIERYNNAQLDGQPMKIELIGVDLLTPPMHTTTPSHIGRPYGFPRSGQESYAHVPRGQGRRDGGHGHGRGRGHGRGRGFTEGQGQGRRHGEKVTAEELDADLERYHFEAMQIK; the protein is encoded by the exons ATGGTGAACCTCCTCGACATGTCTCTCGATGATATCATCTCCCACAACAGGTCCACTGATGCACGTCGCACTAACAATTTCAGAGGCAGGCCCAAACCCAGACACCTcgcttcttcctcttctcatGGACCTCATCGCCGCTCTTTCTGGCGTGATCGACTCAGACCCAACCCCTATCCTATGCGAGAG CCGATGATACCGCCGGAGCCGGTAATGCTGCCAAGCGGATGGCATCATAGGGAGTCGGGGTCAGGGACCAAGTTATACGTATCGAACTTGCATTATGGTGTTACTAATAGTGATATTGAG TTGCTTTTCTCTGAGGTCGGTGAACTCAAAAGGCACTCGATCCATTATGACAGAAGTGGCAGATCAAAG AGAACGGCTGAAGTTGTGTTTGCACGTCGGGAAGATGCTCTAGCATCTATTGAGAGATACAACAATGCTCAACTTGATGGGCAGCCCATGAAAATTGAGCTTATAGGAGTTGATTTGCTTACTCCACCTATGCATACAACTACACCTAGCCACATAGGAAGGCCATATGGCTTCCCAAGAAG TGGTCAAGAAAGCTATGCCCATGTTCCTAGAGGTCAGGGACGCCGTGATGGTGGTCATGGTCATGGTCGTGGTCGTGGTCATGGTCGTGGTCGAGGATTTACAGAGGGGCAAGGGCAAGGGAGGCGCCATGGTGAGAAGGTAACTGCAGAGGAGCTAGATGCTGACCTGGAGAGATATCACTTTGAAGCCATGCAAATAAAATGA